A single genomic interval of Oryza sativa Japonica Group chromosome 7, ASM3414082v1 harbors:
- the LOC4342503 gene encoding zinc finger A20 and AN1 domain-containing stress-associated protein 9 isoform X1 has protein sequence MICSYSRTIVARSFSLPVAMAQESWKNESEETVHTPEAPILCVNNCGFFGSSMTNNMCSKCYRDFVKVTTMAAPVVEKKAFTPASSSKTPLEPAKPDEVPAAAVEDKQAAQEPPKPPSNRCLSCRKKVGLTGFQCRCGGTFCSTHRYTEAHDCTFDYKKAGRDQIAKQNPVVIAEKINKI, from the coding sequence CCTGCCGGTAGCAATGGCACAAGAAAGCTGGAAAAATGAGTCTGAGGAGACTGTCCACACACCGGAGGCCCCAATATTGTGTGTAAACAACTGTGGCTTCTTCGGCAGTAGCATGACGAACAATATGTGTTCGAAGTGCTACAGGGACTTTGTGAAGGTCACGACAATGGCTGCCCCAGTAGTGGAGAAGAAGGCATTTACGCCAGCATCGTCTTCGAAGACACCATTGGAGCCAGCAAAGCCAGATGAAGTTCCTGCCGCAGCTGTAGAGGATAAGCAAGCGGCACAGGAGCCTCCAAAGCCACCCAGCAACCGATGCCTGTCATGCCGTAAGAAGGTTGGTCTGACTGGCTTCCAGTGCCGATGCGGAGGTACCTTCTGCTCAACACACCGTTATACCGAAGCTCACGACTGCACCTTCGACTACAAGAAGGCCGGCCGGGATCAGATTGCCAAGCAGAATCCTGTTGTGATAGCCGAGAAGATCAACAAGATCTGA
- the LOC4342503 gene encoding zinc finger A20 and AN1 domain-containing stress-associated protein 9: protein MAQESWKNESEETVHTPEAPILCVNNCGFFGSSMTNNMCSKCYRDFVKVTTMAAPVVEKKAFTPASSSKTPLEPAKPDEVPAAAVEDKQAAQEPPKPPSNRCLSCRKKVGLTGFQCRCGGTFCSTHRYTEAHDCTFDYKKAGRDQIAKQNPVVIAEKINKI, encoded by the coding sequence ATGGCACAAGAAAGCTGGAAAAATGAGTCTGAGGAGACTGTCCACACACCGGAGGCCCCAATATTGTGTGTAAACAACTGTGGCTTCTTCGGCAGTAGCATGACGAACAATATGTGTTCGAAGTGCTACAGGGACTTTGTGAAGGTCACGACAATGGCTGCCCCAGTAGTGGAGAAGAAGGCATTTACGCCAGCATCGTCTTCGAAGACACCATTGGAGCCAGCAAAGCCAGATGAAGTTCCTGCCGCAGCTGTAGAGGATAAGCAAGCGGCACAGGAGCCTCCAAAGCCACCCAGCAACCGATGCCTGTCATGCCGTAAGAAGGTTGGTCTGACTGGCTTCCAGTGCCGATGCGGAGGTACCTTCTGCTCAACACACCGTTATACCGAAGCTCACGACTGCACCTTCGACTACAAGAAGGCCGGCCGGGATCAGATTGCCAAGCAGAATCCTGTTGTGATAGCCGAGAAGATCAACAAGATCTGA